Proteins from a genomic interval of Pseudoruegeria sp. SHC-113:
- a CDS encoding OmpP1/FadL family transporter — MRRVSFTAAALLATTSLAQAGGIDRSGQGVNILFEEGNYAQFTFARINPDVDGEPAVAGAFGNANNVAQSYNQLSFGYKHQINDQWAVALIADQPYGAHVLYADGPFSNIGSGGALPYDAEADIDSRALTFLGQYDFGNGFSVHGGIRGLSVNGIIQSGDGILDADSDYNWGGVIGVAYERPDIALRVALTYASAIDVDFDGSMNQLVAPGTLFGAMPTSFKVEFPESVNLDFQTGIAEDTLLFGSVRWVGWGGFNLTTPGLAGDIEWVNFDDDTVTYRLGVGRRLTDEWSVALVAGYESSGSRPSTTALAPTTGSKSIGIAATYTSPENWVLSGGLEYVVPGDQRVQVAGGAAPDLEFNDNSAIAAGIRIGYRF; from the coding sequence ATGAGACGTGTTTCCTTCACGGCTGCCGCACTGCTGGCAACCACCTCGCTGGCGCAAGCCGGCGGCATTGACCGCTCCGGCCAGGGCGTCAACATCCTCTTCGAAGAGGGCAACTACGCGCAGTTCACCTTCGCCCGGATCAACCCGGACGTGGACGGCGAGCCTGCCGTTGCGGGTGCGTTTGGCAACGCCAACAACGTGGCCCAAAGCTACAACCAGCTGTCCTTCGGCTATAAGCACCAGATCAATGATCAATGGGCCGTTGCCCTGATCGCCGATCAGCCCTACGGCGCGCATGTGCTCTACGCCGATGGCCCGTTCAGCAACATTGGCTCCGGCGGTGCCCTGCCCTATGACGCAGAGGCCGACATCGACAGCCGCGCGCTGACATTCCTTGGCCAGTATGACTTCGGCAACGGTTTCAGCGTCCACGGTGGTATCCGTGGCCTCTCCGTTAACGGCATCATCCAGTCCGGTGACGGCATCCTCGATGCCGACAGTGATTACAACTGGGGTGGCGTGATCGGTGTGGCTTACGAGCGCCCGGACATTGCCCTGCGCGTGGCCCTGACCTACGCCTCCGCCATCGACGTGGATTTCGACGGTTCCATGAACCAGCTCGTCGCGCCCGGCACGCTCTTCGGTGCCATGCCGACAAGCTTCAAGGTCGAGTTCCCGGAGAGCGTGAACCTCGACTTCCAGACCGGCATCGCCGAAGACACGCTTCTGTTCGGCTCTGTGCGCTGGGTCGGCTGGGGTGGCTTCAACCTGACGACTCCGGGCCTTGCCGGGGACATCGAGTGGGTGAACTTCGACGACGACACCGTGACCTACCGTCTCGGCGTTGGCCGCCGTCTGACCGACGAATGGTCCGTGGCGCTGGTCGCTGGCTACGAAAGCTCGGGCTCCCGTCCCTCCACCACCGCTCTGGCCCCGACGACCGGCTCCAAGAGCATCGGTATCGCCGCCACCTACACCTCGCCCGAGAACTGGGTGCTGTCCGGTGGTCTGGAATACGTGGTTCCGGGCGATCAGCGCGTGCAGGTTGCCGGTGGTGCTGCCCCGGATCTGGAGTTCAACGACAACTCCGCCATCGCGGCCGGTATCCGCATCGGCTACCGCTTCTGA